DNA from Granulicella arctica:
CCACCTTCACCGCCGACGGCAACGGCAGTAGTTCATAGTCGAGCGAGCGGCAATCCAGCAGCATCGCCCGTTCGACGACGCCTCCCGCGACCACGAACTGGTCCATAATCCCGCTCTTCGCGCCGACATACTCGTTCTCCGCTCGGCGGCACAACGTGGCAATCTCCGCCAGAGGCAGCGTCGCACCCGCATGCTTCAGCAGCGCCATCGCCGTAGCCACCTCCACGGACGCGGACGAGCTCAACCCCGCTCCCAGAGGCACATCGCCTCCCAGCGTCATGTTGAATCCACTCACCACTACACCAGCCTGTCCGAGGCACCACAGCACGCCAGCCGGATAGTCGCTCCAGTGTCCACTCGGAGACACCCCCTGCGAGGCGATCTCGAAGGCAATCTCTTCGTCGAAGTTCATCGAATAGAAGACCGCACGCCCATCTTGCCTTGGACTGACGGCCGCAACCGTCTGAAAGCCGATCGCCATCGGCATCACCAACCCGCCTGTGTAATCTGTATGCTCCCCGATCAAATTCACACGCGCGGGCGCAGCATATACCTGGCCATCCTGCCCAAAATGCTCCCGATGTGCATGGAGCACATGCTTCTCAATCACGATGCTTCCCCCTCACTGGATGTCCCAGTCACAATACCGCAAAATACCAATGTATACGAATACACGCG
Protein-coding regions in this window:
- the galK gene encoding galactokinase, with amino-acid sequence MIEKHVLHAHREHFGQDGQVYAAPARVNLIGEHTDYTGGLVMPMAIGFQTVAAVSPRQDGRAVFYSMNFDEEIAFEIASQGVSPSGHWSDYPAGVLWCLGQAGVVVSGFNMTLGGDVPLGAGLSSSASVEVATAMALLKHAGATLPLAEIATLCRRAENEYVGAKSGIMDQFVVAGGVVERAMLLDCRSLDYELLPLPSAVKVVICNSMVKHAHADGEYGDRRDEVESGQAVVVQERPGVAMLRDATVADLDACRDKMSEASFLRCRHIVTENARVLEAREALLEGDMKHFGVLMEKAHVSFRDDFQASCAEIDTLVEIASRQPECFGARITGGGFGGCTVNVVRAADAERFVETLRREYEAATGIVADCFVCEASDGALAMLTHRGAQ